The following coding sequences are from one Triticum aestivum cultivar Chinese Spring chromosome 5A, IWGSC CS RefSeq v2.1, whole genome shotgun sequence window:
- the LOC123108099 gene encoding BTB/POZ and MATH domain-containing protein 1-like, which produces MGACKTASTCSPDEAQGMHVFHILGYSKHRGMGKDPDSFIISRIFTVVGHDWAIRLYPDGYSIAYLDYISVYLELMSNNTKVRASCDLRLVDQFTGLSYSAQKTGPRIFNFDDSTGFAPEFCEFKRRSHIEGSAYLRDDHLTIECIITVIKKPHVADTKPFPKIDMPPSDMTAHVGRLLEEKEGFDVSFIVGEETIEAHRFVLAMRSPVLKAELYGLTREARPPGQSITIKDMQPAVFKALLHFIYTDSLPGDMDLEGGKDTDMVRLLLVAADRYAMERLKLVCQSILCEDLNAVTVATTLALADQHNCHKLKDACLEFMEMSDDMDAVVATQGFKDVKASCPSLIVDALEKRRKFRKA; this is translated from the coding sequence ATGGGGGCATGTAAGACGGCGTCTACGTGTTCCCCGGATGAGGCTCAAGGCATGCATGTGTTTCATATCTTGGGCTACAGCAAGCACAGGGGCATGGGCAAAGACCCCGATAGCTTCATAATATCCAGGATTTTCACTGTTGTCGGCCACGACTGGGCCATCCGCCTCTACCCTGACGGATACAGCATAGCATATCTAGATTACATCTCAGTTTATCTCGAGCTTATGAGTAACAACACTAAAGTCCGGGCATCTTGCGACCTGAGGCTTGTTGACCAATTTACCGGGTTATCGTATTCAGCGCAAAAAACAGGGCCTAGGATTTTCAATTTCGACGATTCCACTGGGTTTGCTCCAGAGTTCTGTGAGTTCAAAAGACGAAGCCATATCGAGGGATCCGCATACCTTAGGGATGATCACCTGACGATAGAATGCATCATCACTGTTATAAAAAAGCCACATGTTGCCGATACCAAACCATTCCCCAAGATTGACATGCCACCATCTGACATGACTGCGCATGTTGGCAGGCTGCTGGAAGAAAAGGAGGGATTTGATGTTAGTTTCATTGTTGGGGAAGAAACCATTGAAGCGCATAGGTTCGTTCTTGCTATGCGGTCACCTGTTCTGAAAGCAGAGCTCTACGGGTTgacgagggaggcgaggccgccgGGGCAGTCCATAACCATCAAGGACATGCAACCTGCCGTTTTCAAGGCCCTGCTTCATTTCATCTATACTGACTCTTTGCCGGGAGACATGGATCTTGAGGGAGGTAAGGATACTGACATGGTCCGGCTTCTGCTAGTGGCTGCAGATAGATATGCCATGGAGAGGCTCAAGCTGGTTTGCCAAAGCATCCTTTGTGAGGATCTGAACGCGGTCACCGTGGCAACCACATTGGCTTTAGCTGACCAACATAACTGCCACAAGCTTAAGGATGCTTGCCTTGAATTTATGGAAATGTCAGATGACATGGATGCTGTGGTGGCAACCCAAGGCTTCAAGGATGTCAAGGCAAGTTGCCCATCTCTCATAGTGGACGCATTGGAGAAGAGAAGAAAGTTTCGTAAAGCATGA
- the LOC123108100 gene encoding translation initiation factor IF3-1, mitochondrial, which yields MALRRAIGSLVVRSQAYYLRHAAASPPPSFSRPIIPYRSFAAPPQHVYPLPLVPQASFPSSYHPCCARQVKKVTKDDDDDAGPRINNDITAPFLRLVTDEGHSVVPRHEALQLAARMGLDLVEVHRKTDPPVCKIMDFHKEKYNKDVKEKERLKTKSAIVLRGGDNKEVRFKAKTEIKDLKVKADAITRLMERGYRVKCMAMPAGNEAEDLGGPLSRLLGLIQDVCIVESGPHLDSKHAYVIVRHVKFATKKGGKKASKAMEDAGKGTPHNTASESPATATDSGDKTSEHGLEVGDVGKTPAYLSRESVVQKERQDRGVGGRNRDNMDNMSAVGNRINRGQGGSQSSDRGLGCRSGNSHMEKREKTNQDMAPEQTNRYASRRQQMGGDNQGRPLQDPRRNENEGRHRFNDNQRPFEQPSPLSPRFSQGRPPQDPRRNENEARHWFNDNQRPLEQPSPPSPRLSQGRPPQDPRRNERGSHVPSNNNQPR from the exons atggcTCTCCGCCGCGCCATCGGATCCCTTGTCGTTCGTTCCCAGGCCTACTACCTGCGCCACGCCGCCGCCTCACCCCCGCCGTCCTTCAGCCGCCCGATCATCCCCTACCGGTCCTTCGCCGCTCCGCCTCAGCACGTATACCCCCTCCCTCTAGTGCCCCAGGCCAGCTTTCCTTCTTCTTACCATCCGTGTTGTGCTCGACAGGTCAAGAAGGTCACGAAGGACGATGACGACGATGCCGGCCCCAGGATCAACAACGACATCACCGCTCCCTTCCTCAGGCTCGTCACCGATGAAG GGCATAGTGTTGTCCCCAGGCATGAGGCTCTTCAGCTCGCTGCCAGGATGGGCTTGGACTTGGTTGAG GTCCACAGAAAAACAGACCCTCCTGTTTGCAAGATCATGGACTTTCACAAAGAGAAGTATAACAAAGATGTCAAGGAGAAAGAACGCTTAAAAACCAAG TCTGCTATTGTCTTGCGTGGTGGAGATAACAAAGAAGTGCGGTTTAAGGCGAAAACA GAAATTAAAGACTTGAAGGTGAAAGCAGATGCAATTACCAGACTAATGGAGCGTGGTTACAGGGTGAAG TGCATGGCAATGCCCGCAGGTAATGAAGCAGAAGATTTAGGCGGACCGCTATCTCGGCTGTTAGGACTT ATACAAGATGTCTGTATTGTGGAAAGTGGGCCACATTTGGACTCCAAGCATGCATATGTTATTGTCAGGCATGTGAAGTTTGCAACCAAGAAAGGCGGAAAGAAAGCTAGCAAGGCCATGGAAGACGCGGGCAAAGGCACCCCCCACAACACTGCCTCTGAATCACCAGCCACTGCTACTGATAGTGGGGACAAGACAAGTGAACATGGTTTGGAAGTTGGGGATGTTGGCAAAACGCCAGCCTATCTCTCTCGTGAATCTGTGGTGCAAAAAGAAAGGCAAGATAGAGGCGTTGGAGGCAGGAACCGCGATAACATGGACAACATGAGTGCTGTAGGAAACAGGATTAACCGTGGTCAGGGGGGATCACAATCATCCGATCGTGGACTCGGTTGTAGGAGTGGAAATTCTCACATGGAAAAGCGAGAGAAGACTAATCAGGATATGGCACCTGAGCAAACCAACAGGTATGCCAGCCGTAGACAGCAGATGGGAGGCGACAACCAAGGCAGACCCCTGCAGGACCCGAGAAGAAATGAAAATGAAGGTCGCCACCGGTTCAACGACAATCAAAGGCCTTTTGAACAGCCTAGCCCGCTATCGCCAAGGTTCAGCCAAGGCAGACCCCCACAGGACCCGAGAAGAAATGAAAATGAAGCCCGCCACTGGTTCAACGACAACCAGAGGCCTTTGGAACAGCCTAGCCCGCCATCGCCAAGGTTGAGCCAAGGACGACCCCCACAGGACCCGAGAAGAAACGAGAGAGGAAGCCATGTCCCATCGAATAACAACCAGCCGCGATGA